TATGGCTGTTATGATTATCAGTCTTGTGATCATTCTGATTATGAATACCATGTCCGTCTTTGCCTATCGTGACCAGATCCTGACAATAGAATCACAGAAAAACAACCTTTTAAGTTTAAACCTAAAATACGCCAGCCTTTTGGAAAAGCTCTATGCCAACGCTCTTCAATATCTGGATACCAATGACGAGAAATATAAGTCTGAGGTATACAATCTCCGCAATAGTTATTTTGAAAACGACAACATCTCTTTGGAATACCGCATTTACACAGAAAATCAAATCAGCGCCAGCTTAAAAAAGGCCTTATTGAATGCGGACTTCACAATTTCTTCACAGGCAGAGTATATACAATTCACCAAGGAAGAGCAAAGGCTTTATCTACAATTTTTAAAGAGCTATCATATGGTTCTAGATCGAATCACAACAGCCGTCAACAACCGCAACAATCTTATGCTGACAAACCCTGAGTATGATAACGAAGTAACGAACCAGTCTGCCTTAATGAGTGAGCTCACAAATGAGTACATCGATAGGTTGAATCGCAACGCAGACCATATTATACTCCGCCAGCGAATTGCAGAGTATTCTCTTGTAGGCGTCTCTCTTATCCTGCTTGGTTTTGCTACTGTAACATTCTATTTGATTCTCCGAGAGAATGCCTTTAATTCATATTTCCGCAAGCTTTATAACACGATTGTAGAAAACTTCGAAGGTGGAATTGCTATCCTGGATAAAGATTATCGCTTTGATTATGTAACTACCGGCTATAAGGAAATCATGGGCATTTCTGCAATGAACCCAATCGGAAAGACACCAAGAGAAACTTTTGATCAACAAATTTCAGAAATTATTGAAGAACGCACCATGTCCGAGCCCAGTGGAGAAGGTCAGGCGGATCTTTATATAGGGAATAAAAAGAAGAGTGTATTTTACAACTATTTCACCATAGAAGACGAACGGGGTAACAGTAAGTATATTCATATTATAAGGGATAATACCAAGACAGAGGATTTGCAGCTGCAATTGCGAAAACAGCTCAAGGAGATTAATTTCTATTCCCAGGCTAAGGATTCCTTTATCGCAAATATTTCACATGAGATCAAGACCCCCATCAATGCCATTCTCGGAATGGTACACTTCCTAAAAAGCACCCGCCTTTCACAAAATCAGAAAGAGCTGCTGCGTAAAATTGAAACCTCTTCAGACATTCTTCTGACCATAATCAGCGATGTTCTGGACTTATCGAAAATTAAAAATAATTCGCTCAGCCTTTACCCATCGGACTTCTCATTGGAATGTGCCATAAAAAATGTAGAGGACATGTTTTCAAGTCAGCTGACCAGCCGCGGAATTCGCTGGTGGACAGAATACAATTTCAATCCAAGTCTCTGCCTTCATTTGGACAAGACTAGGTTCGTGCAGGTACTGGTCAACCTGATCAACAACGCCAGTAAATTTACTGACCGTGGATATATCAAGCTTTCGGTAGAGACCCTCTCTGAGAACGACGATACGGTTCTGCTGCAGTTCTGCATTGAAGACACAGGGATCGGGATTGCAGAAAAGGACATCTCAAAACTTTTCCGGGAATTCGAACAGCTTGAAAATCATCTGACCAAGCAGCATCAAGGTACTGGCCTGGGTCTCTTTATCTGTAAAAATATCATCGAGAGTATGGATGGAAGAATGTGGGTAAAGAGTACCAAAGGTCAGGGCAGCAAGTTTTATTTCTCACTGCCTGCGAAAAAAAGCCTTGATCCAAGACTTATCACAGCATCTGGCATCGTAAGCAGAATTCCCCTGAATGGAAGCGGCGGAAAAGCTCTGGTGGTCGAAGATACAGATATTAATGCAGAGGTCGCAGTGAGACTTCTGCGAGAAGTAAACATCACCTGTGATACCGCATCGGATGGCATCGCGGCAATACAATGCTGCAAGGACAAGCCTTGTGATTACTACCATCTAATTCTAATGGATATCCACATGCCCAATATGGACGGCTATACTTCCGCAAATATCCTGAAAAAGGAAATGGGCGTCAAAACGCCCATCATTGCCCTTACCGCTTCGGATATCAACGAGCAAATCCGCTCCGAACACGCTGATACCATTGAATGTTTTATCCTTAAGCCCTTCAAAGTGGAAGCATTTTATAACGCAATTGCACCATATTTCCCAACCCAGGAACTTCCCGTCTCAGGTAGTAAGGTTACCTCTGCTGGTGTGACACACGAAGAAACGATCATTAGCCGCACAATGGCTCCTGAAGGAATGGCCCCTGCCGCAGCAGCTGGCCCTGTTGAAAAAGCGGAGCGGTGTCAGGATCCTTTTTCCGGGAGAGAGGAAGCCATCAAAAACATGGGCGGAATGAAACCGATCTATGAGAAACATGTTCAGAAGTTTAAGGTCAATTATAATAAAAGCACCGAACACATTGCTGCTCTCATGGAAGAAAAAAATTATGACGAAGCCCGGAGGCTTGCTCATTCCATCAAAGGGCTAAGCGGCACCTTGGGAATGTTGGATTTGATGGAATCAAGTGCAGAGCTGGAAAAAGCCATTTTAAAAGGTGATTCATATGACTTGCGCATTGAGCTTGAAAACTTCGATCAGGATCTGAATGCAGTAATCTGTGCGATATGATTGCCTTAAACCATTGAAAATGATAAAAAGGATGATTATAAACAAAAATACCGCCTAGGATTTTGCGCAGCTTTGCAAAATCCATTGCGGTATTTCTATTTGAGAAAAGTGGCTTCGGGACTCCGACTCGCTTCGCTAGATGCTCCAAAGTTCCTCATCGGAAGGCACGTGATTATCCTTCATATAATAAGCGATCCTTGATATATTGATCAGATGTTTGTAATCCAGATTTTCCGAGATGCTGTTGTTCCCCCATGAGCCGCATCCAAGCGTGTTGGTTGGGGCAAGTCCGTTGAAGAAACTCCCGCCTGCACTGGTAGCACAAGTCTGGTTGATCACAAACCTGCTGACGCAGAGTTCTTTTCCTGCATATTCAATATGATCCTTGTTGTTGGAATGAATGGAAACGCTGTGGCCCTTCCCTTCCGCTTCCAGGTTGGCACGTGCGATTTCAACACCCTCCTCAAAGGCTTCATAGGAAAAAGCTGCAAGAACCGGACACATTTTTTCCTTGGCTAAAATATCCTCTTCCCCGATTCCGTCCGCCTCAACGATAATGACTCTTGTTCCCTCCGGTGCTTTCAGTCCCGCCAACTTGGCGATGGTTTCAACAGACTGTCCCACGGCGTGTCTGCTCATAGCTCCTTCTGTGAACATCGCATTTCTCATCGCTTCCTTCTCTTCCTCGTTCCTGATTACCCAGGCACCATTTTGTTCGAATGCCATAAGCATCTCATCGTACCGCTCCTTAGGCATGATGATGGATTGCTCTCCGGAACAAATAATTCCGTTGTCAAAAACCCTTCCCGCAATAATTTGTGGAACAGCCGTTTCAATATCCGCATCCCGGTCTATGATGCACTGCACATTGCCGGCACCAACGCCCAGCGCCGGCTTTCCGCTGCTGTATGCAGCCTTTACCATCCCCATCCCCCCAGTGGCGATGACGATATCCGCACTTGAGATCAGGTTCTTCGTATTCTCCCGGGACTGCTGATCCAGGATCTGAATCAGGTTTTTGGGAGCTCCAAGCTTGCCGATGGCTTCGTTGATCAACTCTACCGTTCTTGTGCTGCAGCGGATGGCCATATGGTGGGGTGTAATGATAATCGCATTGCCCCCTTTTAATGCAAACATGGCATTGCTCATAGGCGTGACAATAGGATTGGTGCAGGGAGTAATGGCAGCTACAACGCCGATGGGTTTTGCGATTTTCGTGATGCCCGTTGCTTCATCCCGCTCTATAATTCCTTTTGAAAGCTTCCCTTTCAGGCTATTCCAGATCGTCCTTGATTTCCCTCTGTTCTTGGCGATTTTATCGTCTACAACACCCATACCCGTTTCTTCTACCGCCATTTCCGCCAGAAACTCCGCATTGTCGTGAACCACTTTGCCAATGGTCATTACGATCTCATCAATCTGCTTCTGAGAAAAAGCTTCGTAGATATGCTGAGCTTCTCGTGCTCTCTCGATGTATTCGTCTATATAAGCTTTGCTGTCCAGTTCCATTTCTTCCTCCTTGTTCAAGATCATTGACCTTATTAAATTGGCTTCAGATCATTTTAGCAGGGTCAACAAAACGATCAAACTCTTCCTCCGTCAGAATACCCAAGGATACAGCCGCTTCTTTCAGCGTAAGACCCTGGCTGTACGCGGTCTTTGCGATGACAGCCGCCTTCTCATACCCGATATGCGGATTCAGTGCAGTCACCAGCATCAAAGAAGACTCCAGATTCCGTTTCATCTTTTCCTCGTTTGGCTGTATGCCTGACGCACAGTGTTTTTCAAAGGATTCCATTCCATCAGACAGCAGTCTGACAGATTGAAGCATATTGTGAATCAGTACCGGCATATAGACATTTAACTGAAAATTTCCCTGCGATGCAGCAAAGCTTACCGCGGTATCATTTGCCATCACCTGACAACATACCATGGTCAGCGCCTCACACTGGGTGGGATTTACCTTACCAGGCATAATAGAACTGCCCGGTTCATTCTCAGGAATGAAAAGTTCCCCAATCCCAGCCCTAGGTCCGCTGGCCAGCCACCTGACATCATTTGCGATCTTCAGCAGATTTGCCGCCAAAGCCTTCAGGGCTCCGTGAGTATGTACCAGCGCATCCTTACTGGTAAGTGCATGAAACTTATTGGGAGCAGTAACGAATTCCAGAGCTGTCAGCATTGAGATTTTTTCTGCGACCCGCTCACCGAATTCCGGATGAGTATTTAGTCCTGTACCAACGGCAGTGCCTCCCAAAGCGATATCGCGAACATATTCCAGACTGTTCCGGATCATGCTTTCCGTCTGTTCCAGCATCACGAGCCAGCCGCTGATTTCCTGCCCCAAGGTCAGAGGAGTCGCATCCTGCAGATGGGTTCTTCCGATTTTAACGATATGCTGATAGCGCTCACTCAGATCCCGAAAGGTCTCTTCCAGACGGAAGAGTGCTGGAAAAAGGCGAGCTTCAATCTCCGTCAATGCCGCGATATGCATGGCGGTAGGAAAAGTATCGTTGGAGCTTTGCGCTTTATTCACATGATCGTTGGGATGAAGCTTCTCCTCGCCCAGGATTTGATTTCCTCTGCTGGCGATGACTTCATTGACGTTCATGTTGGTTTGCGTTCCGCTTCCGGTCTGCCATACAGCAAGGGGAAACTGATCGTCCCACTTTCCTTCCAAAATCTCATCACAAGCTGAGGCAATGGCCTCCGCCATCTGAGCATCCAGCATGCCAAGGTCGAGATTCACCAAGGCAGCAGCCTTTTTCAAAACTGCAAAAGCCCGAATGATTTCAAGCGGCATCTTCTCCGTACCGATTTTGAAATTCTCAAGGCTTCTTTGCGTCTGCGCTCCCCAAAGCTTATCAGCCTCTACTGCGATCTCACCCATGGAGTCATGCTCAATCCGGTATTGTTTCTCGTCCATGTTTCCGTTTCCTTTCTTAAGGCTTGTTTATTTTCATTTAAACTGATTTGTCCACGCTTCTCCCGCTGCTTTTGCGACTGCGTCCGCTACCCCGGGATGGAATGCGCTGGGTATGATATACGCTTCTGCAAGCTCGCTGTCCGGGATAATTCCTGCGATCGCGTATGCTGCAGCCACCTTCATTTCCTCCGTGATCCGTTCAGCTCTTACGGACAGTGCGCCCTTAAAGATCCCAGGAAATGCAAGCACGTTATTGATCTGGTTGGGGAAATCGGATCGGCCTGTTCCTATAATTCTAGCTCCCCCTTCTCTTGCCAGTTCCGGCATGATTTCCGGCTCCGGATTTGCCATGGCAAAAATGATAGGATCGTTCGCCATAGATCGGACCATTTCTACTGTCAACATCTTCGGTGCTGATACGCCGATAAAGAGGTCTCTTCCTTTCACAGCATCGGCCAAGGTACCTGTAAGATTCTCATGATTGGTTAGTTCTGCCAGCTCTTTCTTGCTGGCAGTCAGCTTGGGACTGGTTTTTGCAATGATCCCCTTTGTATCGCAAATTACGATGTCCTCCGTACCAAGGGCCTGGAGCATCTTGACTATGGCAACGCCCGCCGCTCCTGCTCCGTTCATAACAACCTTGAGCTCGCTGAATTTTTTTCCTGTCAGCTTAAGCGCATTGATTACAGCGGCGGATACCACGATGGCGGTTCCATGCTGATCGTCATGAAATACAGGGATATCCAGCAGAGCCTGCAGTCTTCTTTCGATCTCAAAGCATCTGGGCGCAGAGATATCCTCCAGATTGATGCCTCCCAATGTGGGCGCAATATTTTTCACGATTTGAATGATCTCTTCTGTATCCTGTGTCTCAAGACAGATGGGAATGGCATCAATATCAGCAAAGGCCTTAAACAGAACAGCCTTTCCTTCCATGACGGGAATAGCCGCCTTGGCACCGATGTTTCCAAGTCCCAATACTGCAGAACCGTCACTGATTACTGCTACCGTATTCCCCTTTGTCGTATACTTGTAAACCAAATCCGGATCACGGTTGATTTCCCTGCAAGGCTCCGCCACACCCGGTGTGTATGCGATGCTCAGATCATCCTTGTTTTTCAGGGGCACCTTGCTGACAACAGACAGTTTCCCCTGATGCTCCTCATGAAGTTTCAACGATTCCTTGTAATAATCCATAGTTCCTCCTGTATGGCACTAGCCTGACCGTAACGATTATATTGCGTACCTCTGCCGTGTGCCATCGCTTCTATCAACTAAAGTGCCGCAAGTCAGTGTCATTGCAGATTTTCCGTCTACTGTACGGGAAATCTACAAAAGCTACTGCTTAAGCGGCACTTTTAACATTTCAACATATTTTTCTAATTTATTTCTTCCAAGAGCTTTTCAGATCGACGATCTGATTAAAGACCTTGTCTGAATCATTGGTAAGTGCTTCATCGGCGATATAATATCCATGACGGAAAAACTGATATCTCGTTCCCGCTGCAGTATGAAGCAAAGCAGGCTCTCCGTAAGCTTCAAACTCCTTTAAGGAATCCGGATTCAGGATATTTTCTCCCTTTTCATCCTCAATCATCAGATATCCATAGGATCGGATCTTTATTTTAACCGCAGTTTTCGCATCTACCCAGTGAATGGTTCCCTTGACTTTTCTTCCGTCAAAGCCGCTGCCGCTTCTTGTTTCAGGATCATAGGTGCAGCGAAGCTCAGTCACATTGCCGTCATCATCCTTGACCACATCCTGGCAGGTGATAAAGTAAGCACCCTTAAATCGCACTTCATTTCCAGGGAAGAGACGAAAATACTTCTTCTCAGGGATTTCCATAAAATCATCCCGCTCTACATAGAGTTCTCTTGAGAATGGCACTTTTCTGATGCCTTTCGCTTCATCTTCCTTGCTGTTTTCAATATCAACTTCTTCCGTAACATCTTCGGGATAGTTGGTGATGACCACCTTCAACGGGTTCATAACCACCATGCGGCTCTCGACCTTGTCTTTCAGATCTTCTCGGATGCAGTGTTCCAACAGTGCAATATCCACCATGCTGTTGGCCTTGGAGACTCCAATTCTCTCGCAAAAATCCCGGATCGCTTCCGGCGTAAAGCCTCGTCTTCGCAGACCTGCAATGGTAGGCATTCTGGGATCATCCCAGCCATCCACATTGCCATCGTCTACAAGCGCCTTTAAATATCTCTTGCTCATTACCATGTTTGTCAGATTGAGTCTTGCAAACTCGATTTGCTGTGGGGGCTGTTCCCATTCCAATTCTTTGAGAACCCAGTCGTACAGAGGCCTATGGTCTTCAAACTCCAAGGTACAGATGGAATGCGTAATCCCTTCTATGGCATCCTCGATGGGGTGGGCATAGTCATACATGGGATAGATACACCATTTGTCTCCCGTGTTGTGATGCTCTGCATGGGCAATCCGGTAAATGACCGGATCTCTCATATTGATATTAGGGGAGGACATATCGATTTTCGCACGGAGAACCTTTTCTCCGTCTTTGAACTGTCCTTGTTTCATGCTTTCAAAAAGCTCCAGGTTTTCCTGAACGGATCTGGTGCGATATGGGCTTTCTTTTCCCGGTTCCGTCAGGGTTCCTCTGTGCTGCTTCATTTCCTCTGCGGTAAGGTCGCAGACGTATGCCTTGCCCTTTTGAATCAGTGCTACAGCACACTCATACATTTTATCAAAATAGTCGGATGCAAACAGCAGCTTATCCCACTGGAAGCCCAGCCATTTTACATCAGCCTCAATGGACTCCACATATTCCGTGTCTTCTTTTACTGGATTGGTATCATCGAATCTCAGATTGCACTTTCCGTTATATTTCTGGGCAGTACTAAAATTGAGACAGATTGATTTTGCGTGCCCGATGTGAAGGTATCCGTTGGGTTCCGGAGGAAATCTGGTGTATACTCTGTTTCCGTAGGTTTGATTCTCAAGATCCTTTTCTATGATATTATGAATAAAATTTGACGCCGTCTGTTCGCCGTTCGTACCTGGTTTTTCAATTTCGGCCATCTGTTCTTTTCCTCCTTCAAAACTCATCACTATTTATCTACATTCGCTGATATTATACCATTGAATGCTGTTCTGTGCAAAAACATATTAGCTATTGATATTTTTCCAGAAAATTGCTAAAATATAAGAAGAAAAAAAGGTGGTGATTAATTTGGACACGATTGATTCTAAAATTTTAGAAGTTTTACAGGAAAATTCCCGCGTTTCCATATCCGATCTTAGCAAACAAGTGAACCTGTCCTTATCAGCCGTCAGCGAGCGATTAAAAAAGCTGGAGGCTTCAGGGATCATTGAGCGGTACACCGTTATCCTGGATTCCAAGGCTTTGGGCCAGGAATTGACCGTTCTCATGAACCTCAGTTTGGAAAATCCCAGAGATACAGCAGAGTTTTTCGAAATGGTCGGAAAGGAAAACGAAATACTGGAATGCCACTACGTGACCGGGGAATATGACTACATCCTGAGAATTACCACCAAGAACACGGCCACTCTTGAAGCACTCATGAACCGGATTAAGGCCATACCAGGTATTAAAAGAACACAGACCAACGTGGTATTGTCCAGCTTGAAGCACCACTACAGTATCTCACCCACCGTGGTGGAACGGTAAGTGTTGAAAGGCAACGGAAACATGATGTCCACCGATTGTTATAATTACAAAATGTTAAAAAGGGCTGTACGCATTAAGTGATCTTTCTGATCATCAATGTGTGCGAGCCCTATTTTTATATACCAAAAGCAATAGTGTCAACCTTCGCGTATCTCAGTTCTCATCAGGATCATGTAAATTAGTCTCAAAGAATTGATACAGCTCATCGTAATTGCGGAATTACTATGCGATCGGCCGTTCATATATCGTAAACCTTATTTTAATTTTAGGTTGACAATAGAAGCCGCTGACGTTATGCTCATATTGTTCTTATATTATGTTTTTTACCTACGGAAAGGATTGCATCATGAAAACCAAAAGCATCTCCACCCTTACCTTGATCAGTCTAATGACTGCGGTTATCTGCATTCTGGGGCCTCTTTCACTCCCAATACCGATTTCACCGGTTCCGATTTCACTTACCAACCTTGCCATCTATTTTGCCGTCGTTATCCTCGGCTGGAAAAACGGAACGATCAGCTACTTGGTTTACCTTTTCATCGGCTTTGCTGGAATGCCGGTTTTTTCAAATTTTACAGCAGGGCCCGCCAAGCTGCTGGGACCTACAGGCGGATATCTTATCGGCTTTATCTTTATGGCGCTTATCGCAGGTTTTTTCGTAGAGAAATTCCCGGATAGAATTTATATGTATATGGTGGGAATGGCACTGGGAACATACGTCACCTACATCCTGGGCACAGGCTGGCTCGCATGGCAGGCGAATCTGGATCTGAAAGCAGCTTTATTTGCCGGAGTCATTCCATATATTCCCGGAGATATCATAAAAATGATAATTGCCGCCATCTTTGGCACGACCATCAGAAAACGGATCAAAAAAGCCGGCTATCTTGCCTGATTCATGAAATATATCTCAAGGCATAATCGATTTTCACAGAACGAAGAAATCATATGGAGATCAGGAAACATCAGGAGGAAGAAACCACATGGAGATCAAAAAACTTTCGAAAGAGATTATAGCGGGCAGAAGGCTAACCCGCCAGGAGGATCTGACTTTTTTCACGGCTGCTGATTTAAAAGAGCTCTGCGATGGTGCTAATGAGATTCGAGAGGCTTTATGCGGTGATTCTGTCGATTTATGCTCCATCATCAACGGAAAGAGCGGCGGCTGCAGTGAGGATTGCAAATTCTGTGCTCAAAGCTCCCACAATCATACTGGAATATCAGAATACAACTTGCTGGATACCGATACGATTCTGGCCGATTGTAAAAAGCATGAAGGCAAAGGGGTGCATCGCTTTTCCATCGTAACTGCTGGACGAGAGTTAACCCGTAAAGAATTGGCGGCGGTTTGCGACGCCTATCATAGAATGAAGGAAGAATGCAGCATTAGCTTATGTGCTTCCCATGGTCTGCTTTCCGCAGATGCGTTCGCAGCTCTGAAACAGAGCGGTGTTTCCATGTATCATGAAAATATAGAGACTTCAAAAAGGAATTTTCCAAACATCTGCACCACCCATACCTACGAAGACAAAATCCATGCAATCCTGCTTGCACAAAACGCAGGGCTGAAGGTCTGTTCCGGCGGGATTATTGGTATGGGAGAAACGTTCGAGGACCGGCTTGATATGGCTGTCAGTTTGTCCGAGTTAGGGATCCAATCCATTCCTATCAATGCCCTGATGCCCATTAAGGGAACCGACTACGAAAATCTGAGGCAGCTCACAGAGGATGAAATATTGAGGACCATAGCCATGTTTCGCTTTATCAATCCAACGGCAAGAATCCGTTTAGCTGCCGGAAGGAGCTTGATGGAAGACTCGGGGCGCAAAGCATTTTTTGCTGGTGCAAATGCGACAATAACGGGAGATCTGCTGACGACCTCCGGCAATAGCATCGATCAGGACAAAGAAATGCTGATTTCGATGGGATTCCAGATCTAATTTAAAAAATAAGTGGCCAAAATCCGACTGAATTTGGCCACTTATTTCATTTCAATAGTTGAAACATGCACTATTTTTTTCTTGGCAATTTCGCCAAGATTTCGGCCGGACAGCAAACTAGCTTTTACTCATCTGCTTAGCACCCCATTTAGACAATTCACGAATAAAAGGGATCAGCACCTGCCCCTCTTCCGTCAAGGAGTATTCCACCCGCGGCGGTATTTCTGGATACTGAGTCCGGGTTACGAGGCCGTATTGTTCAAGCTCTTTTAAGGATTGGGAAAGCATCATATTTGTGATTCCGTCCACTCTTCGTTTCAATTCATTATATCTTTGCACCGGTTTTTTATACAAAGCCCAGATAATCTGCAAATGCCATTTTCCACCGATCAAATTCAAGGCATAGGCAACAGGGCATTCTGTTACTCGATCTTTTCTATCCATTGCAATTCTCCATTACTCAGTTTTTCCTGACTTGATCAGAAATAACTGCATACTTGTTTTAATTAGCCTTTCTCTTATAATGATATTATCATACCAAAACTCGGAAGAAAAGAGATCAATTCATTTTATCTGGCAGGAAATATCATATCCTACCAGATAAAATGGGGAGTGCAGAGGGGCACCCTCGCCGATAAAGGAGGGTGCTCAGGCTGCTTGCAGCCGCCGAAGGGAACCATAGCCTTTTTGCCCCAAGCTTGCTTGGCTTGGCAAAACGGACAGCATGCGAGCGAAGCGAGTCGGAGGCGCAGCCGTTGGGTTCCCTAGCGGAAGTGGTGTAGCCACTTTTTTTATCAAACAGGAGGAGAATGAAAAATGGATTTTAAACTGACGAAAACACATTTGCTTCAGCAGGAATTATTCCGAAGATTTGCGGAAACTGAAATAAAGCCGATCGCAGAAGAGATGGATGAGACAGAGGTGTTTGATCTGGAACTGGTAAAGAAGCTCCAGAGATACGGCCTGATGGGCATCCCCTATCCCAGAGATTACGGCGGAGTAGGCGGAGACTATCTGGGATATGCGCTGTGTATGGAAGAGATCTCCAAGATTGATGCCAGCACAGGAATCACAATCTCCGTACACACATCACTGGCTTGCTCCTGCATCGAAGGCTTCGGTACAGAAGAACAGAAACAAAAATGGCTGAGACCACTGGTTGATGGTTCCAAAGTCGGCTGCTTCGGTCTGACAGAGCCAAACGCAGGAACAGACGCTGCAGGACAGCAGACAAAGGCAGTTCTTGACGGCGATGAATATGTCATCAACGGCGCAAAGATCTTTACAACCAACTCCGGTTTTGCAGATACGTTCGTCGTGTTTGCCATGACTGACAAATCCAAGGGAACCAAGGGTATTTCCGCATTCGTAATTGACAGAAATACACCGGGACTGTCCGTTGGTAAGAATATCCACAGAATGGGAATCAGAGCTGCATCCAACTGCGAAGTAGCTTATGAAAATGTTCGCATCCCAGTATCACAGCGTCTTGGAAAAGAAGGAGACGGCTTCAAAATCGCAATGAAAGCCCTTGACGGCGGAAGAATCGGTATCGCTGCTCAGGCTACCGGAATTGCGCAGGGTGCCCTGAACGAAGCAATCAAATATGTAAAAGAAAGAAAGCAGTTCGGAAAGAGAATTTCCTCCTTCCAGAACACACAGTTCAAAATTGCTGAGCTGCAGACAAAGATCGATGCAGCAAGACTCATGACATGGAGAGCAGCAATCCAGAAGGATAATAAGGAAAACTATGGACCAGCAGCAGCAATGGCAAAATTATTCGCATCCGAGATGTGTAATGATGTAACCCGAGCTTGCGTACAGCTCATGGGCGGATACGGTTATTCCAGAGAATATCCTGTTGAACGTATGATGAGAGATGCGAAGATCACAGAGATCTACGAAGGAACCTCTGAAGCGATGAAGATGGTTATTGCCGGTTCCATGAAAATCAGCTAGTCAGCTGCAAATTGAAAGGAGATAAATGATGAAAATCGTTGTATGCATAAAACAAGTACCAGACACCAATGAAGTAAAGCTGGATCCGGTAACAAATACACTGATCCGTGAAGGAGTACCGAGCATCATCAACCACGATGATAAATCCGGAATCGAGGCTGCACTGCAGCTGAAGGAAAAAGTAGGCGGAACTGTAACCGTTGTTTGCATGGGCCCGCCCCAGGCAGATGTAGCGCTGAGAGAAGCCCTTGCAATGGGTTGTGACGAAGCAGTATTGGTATCCGCAAGAGAATTCGGCGGATCCGACACCTACGCGACTGCACACATCATTTCCGCAGCGCTGAAGAAGGTCGGATATGATCTTGTCATCACAGGTCGTCAGGCCATCGACGGAGATACCGCTCAGGTAGGACCTCAGATTGCTGAGAACCTCCAGATTCCACAGGTTTCCTACGCAGAAGAAATCAATGTGGAAGGCGATAAGGTTGTCGTTAAGAGACAGTATGAAGATCGATACCACATTATTGAAGTGAAGACTCCTTGTCTTCTGACCGCACTGCAGGAACTGGCAG
This genomic window from Clostridiales bacterium contains:
- a CDS encoding helix-turn-helix transcriptional regulator — encoded protein: MDRKDRVTECPVAYALNLIGGKWHLQIIWALYKKPVQRYNELKRRVDGITNMMLSQSLKELEQYGLVTRTQYPEIPPRVEYSLTEEGQVLIPFIRELSKWGAKQMSKS
- a CDS encoding acyl-CoA dehydrogenase — translated: MDFKLTKTHLLQQELFRRFAETEIKPIAEEMDETEVFDLELVKKLQRYGLMGIPYPRDYGGVGGDYLGYALCMEEISKIDASTGITISVHTSLACSCIEGFGTEEQKQKWLRPLVDGSKVGCFGLTEPNAGTDAAGQQTKAVLDGDEYVINGAKIFTTNSGFADTFVVFAMTDKSKGTKGISAFVIDRNTPGLSVGKNIHRMGIRAASNCEVAYENVRIPVSQRLGKEGDGFKIAMKALDGGRIGIAAQATGIAQGALNEAIKYVKERKQFGKRISSFQNTQFKIAELQTKIDAARLMTWRAAIQKDNKENYGPAAAMAKLFASEMCNDVTRACVQLMGGYGYSREYPVERMMRDAKITEIYEGTSEAMKMVIAGSMKIS
- a CDS encoding biotin transporter BioY, producing the protein MMKTKSISTLTLISLMTAVICILGPLSLPIPISPVPISLTNLAIYFAVVILGWKNGTISYLVYLFIGFAGMPVFSNFTAGPAKLLGPTGGYLIGFIFMALIAGFFVEKFPDRIYMYMVGMALGTYVTYILGTGWLAWQANLDLKAALFAGVIPYIPGDIIKMIIAAIFGTTIRKRIKKAGYLA
- a CDS encoding electron transfer flavoprotein subunit beta/FixA family protein; the encoded protein is MKIVVCIKQVPDTNEVKLDPVTNTLIREGVPSIINHDDKSGIEAALQLKEKVGGTVTVVCMGPPQADVALREALAMGCDEAVLVSAREFGGSDTYATAHIISAALKKVGYDLVITGRQAIDGDTAQVGPQIAENLQIPQVSYAEEINVEGDKVVVKRQYEDRYHIIEVKTPCLLTALQELAVPRYMHARGVVEAYEKEIKTYGFEDLKDSLNPAHIGLKGSPTNVFKSFTKQAKGLGTKHADLSVDEAVQIIVDKLEERHII
- the bioB gene encoding biotin synthase BioB translates to MEIKKLSKEIIAGRRLTRQEDLTFFTAADLKELCDGANEIREALCGDSVDLCSIINGKSGGCSEDCKFCAQSSHNHTGISEYNLLDTDTILADCKKHEGKGVHRFSIVTAGRELTRKELAAVCDAYHRMKEECSISLCASHGLLSADAFAALKQSGVSMYHENIETSKRNFPNICTTHTYEDKIHAILLAQNAGLKVCSGGIIGMGETFEDRLDMAVSLSELGIQSIPINALMPIKGTDYENLRQLTEDEILRTIAMFRFINPTARIRLAAGRSLMEDSGRKAFFAGANATITGDLLTTSGNSIDQDKEMLISMGFQI
- a CDS encoding glutamine--tRNA ligase/YqeY domain fusion protein; translated protein: MAEIEKPGTNGEQTASNFIHNIIEKDLENQTYGNRVYTRFPPEPNGYLHIGHAKSICLNFSTAQKYNGKCNLRFDDTNPVKEDTEYVESIEADVKWLGFQWDKLLFASDYFDKMYECAVALIQKGKAYVCDLTAEEMKQHRGTLTEPGKESPYRTRSVQENLELFESMKQGQFKDGEKVLRAKIDMSSPNINMRDPVIYRIAHAEHHNTGDKWCIYPMYDYAHPIEDAIEGITHSICTLEFEDHRPLYDWVLKELEWEQPPQQIEFARLNLTNMVMSKRYLKALVDDGNVDGWDDPRMPTIAGLRRRGFTPEAIRDFCERIGVSKANSMVDIALLEHCIREDLKDKVESRMVVMNPLKVVITNYPEDVTEEVDIENSKEDEAKGIRKVPFSRELYVERDDFMEIPEKKYFRLFPGNEVRFKGAYFITCQDVVKDDDGNVTELRCTYDPETRSGSGFDGRKVKGTIHWVDAKTAVKIKIRSYGYLMIEDEKGENILNPDSLKEFEAYGEPALLHTAAGTRYQFFRHGYYIADEALTNDSDKVFNQIVDLKSSWKK
- a CDS encoding Lrp/AsnC family transcriptional regulator is translated as MDTIDSKILEVLQENSRVSISDLSKQVNLSLSAVSERLKKLEASGIIERYTVILDSKALGQELTVLMNLSLENPRDTAEFFEMVGKENEILECHYVTGEYDYILRITTKNTATLEALMNRIKAIPGIKRTQTNVVLSSLKHHYSISPTVVER